CACGGCGCAGGTCCTCCAGGGCCTGGGGCTTCTGTCCCATGGCCAACTTCACTTCCGCGCGGCCCACGTAGACGGACGGATCCTGGGGGGCCAGCTTGGCCGCCACGTCGAAGGCGGCGAGCGCGCCCTGCCCGTTCCCCGCGGCCATCTCCACCACCCCGAGCGCCTTGGCGAAGTACACGTCCGTGGGGTTGATGGCGTAGAGGCCCTGGAACAGCGTGCGCGCCTCCGCTATCCGGCCCTGGTAGAAGAAGAAGTAGGCCGTCTTGGCGATGGCGTACAGCTCGTCGT
The sequence above is drawn from the Corallococcus sp. NCRR genome and encodes:
- a CDS encoding SycD/LcrH family type III secretion system chaperone; its protein translation is MAALDPEDPQDEAKLTALLQRWAEGKATLREVRGYSNDELYAIAKTAYFFFYQGRIAEARTLFQGLYAINPTDVYFAKALGVVEMAAGNGQGALAAFDVAAKLAPQDPSVYVGRAEVKLAMGQKPQALEDLRRAAAMPPADDPVVRKAGAMVTALTRR